One Hevea brasiliensis isolate MT/VB/25A 57/8 chromosome 6, ASM3005281v1, whole genome shotgun sequence genomic window, taaaattaatttaaatcatccgcattcttttcatttattaattttattaaagaattaattttgaaatatttttttattttaattggatactaattttaaaatatttttttaataaaaataacattttgatttaaaatttaaatttgtatttaaattttataaaaattaaattttaaactaacgtttaataaaaattaaatgaataataataaattaataaaaatagacaattaataaattattttattaataaaaattttaaaaattaactaatttttaataaataattatcaatttGACCATAAACAattaaattcttaaaagaaaaaagaaaaaggaaaagagataaaatgataatttttttattaattttgaaaatatcACTAATATGATGatggtttttttttattaattagaatatttttaataagttaatatttttttattaatgtagAAAATATCTCTAATATGGCATGATGCTTTTTTACTAATATTGAGAATATCTTTTATATGCTGATGCCTTTATTAATGTCGGTTAAAAAAActcctaataattttttttataagcataaATCTCTTTGTAGTTGTGCTAGAAATCAGCTATTTCAGGATTGAAGAGATTCTTTTTTTTTGAGAAGAGGAAATTTTACATATCATTAATAAGAATAATAAGATAAGTACAGTATAATATTctcataagagaaaaaaaaaataaatatagataattaaaatattatattcagAAATGATTTGAATAGAGTAAAATAACCTTCCAGGTAGTAACTGGATTTTAGACGATCAAAGAAAACTTCCGCAATACTGCACTTTTAGAAATTTATTACTTCTATGGCTCACAGAATATATGAAACTACCAATCATCAATAAAAGAATAAGTCGTACTATCAAACTCAATTGATAAAAGAGCATCACATATACCTGAGTATCTCAAATTGCCAAATAGTCTattcaaatatttaaaaaaaaaaaagtaaacaaAATCCCACTaagggataaaaacaaaatttcgTTAAGGGGAGAAAAATAAAACCCCAATAATGAGGAGAAATAGGATTTCAATATTAGAGAGAGAATCTTAAATCTGTTTCTAAATGACACAAATTGAAGTTAAGATATTAGAATAAAGTAAATCTGTGCTTTTTTATTTAAGAAAAATGATATTTTTCCTTAAGTGATATTATTGATATAAATTAATGAGTTTATATATTTTTTCTATTAAATGAAAAATTATgttatttttaagaaatttttttaaataaaaaataattttttaaaatttaataaatttttggaaaaaaaatataaatatataaaaataaatataaactcATTAATTTATTGGCTGCCATTTCTCACCTTTTTCTCAGGCAACTATAATATGTAATGATCACCATCGATAATGGCTTCAAAAATTTACTATTTTTATGTAATTTTTGATAtttaacaataaaaataaaatttgacagtctaaatatatgaaaaataatatttaaaattaaaaaattaattttttaatatattatcttccacgaaatatataaataaattaaagtgAAGTGAAGTTACTCTCAGCCTCACAACATTAAAAATGTTATCCATAATAAGGCACAAATTTTGTTCTACCAAGCTTTTCTGTTGACTACACAATTCATTATAGTGGACCAAATTTGTCAATTTGAAACTGTCACCTCAAATTGACAATATTGGTGGAAACgtttaacaaaaaaattaattaagttgtTGAAATATCATCTATCTCAAGcataataataatactaataataataataataatataaaaggaGATAACCTAATCTAATTTGAtttattgattaaatatatatcaTCTAATTCCCATGTGTTAGATTTGATTCCTCACTTTTTTAGTATCATATAAAaagatataaaaaattataaacaaacgacaatatatatatatatgtgtgtgcgcGCGCGCACGTGTGAGAAGATCAATCAATTTGATAAAGACCTAAGAGCTTTATTTTAGCAGAAAATGTTTGGCTATGAATTTGAGTAAAATGAGTCAGAAATCAAAAAGTTAAAGGCTCGGATTGCTCAAATAGAAGCTGACTTAGTCAAAAGGAttgacaaaataattttttttttgaattattgATAATTATAATTGGCCCTCAAAATAAACCTCCTAGCTAGGCCATTGATAAACAAGAAAATTTAGCAAAACACAACCTCAAATTTTTTCTTTTCTAGTGAAATTCATCACAAAgatcttaaaattaaaaatttaatttgactGTCTTTAGGAAAATGTAAAAACTTAGACCTTTAATGTTGATGAGgctgaattttctgctttatataGCTTTATCATAAGTTCATTCTTCTCCTCATGCTGCAAATATACAATGGCCCCCTCAAAAGAAATGTTCAGGCTCCGCCACTGGTCATTTAGAATTGGTAGCTGCTAATTACCATAACAAATCTCAATCAAATTCTTGCATAAATAACTATGAAATTCAAACACTTTCTTAAGAACACAAAATACAATGTTCTGTATGTACTGCAACAACACTGTCTGATGTCATTAACAGAGTTTTTCTTAATATTACTTCTCTAGAAACAGGGCTGATTAATTCAAAATGAATGGCTACAAGTTAATTATGACTTGAATAAGGCAGAAAATTAACTTAACTTTGATTTCGACTAAATTTAGTTGATTTTAAGAATTTCATATTTATTAATCAAAATATCAAAAAAgagaattcatttatatataaaataaatttcacATCCATTCCATCCAAACACAGTCACAGTGTTATTGAAATCTCACAAGGACTTCTTTCAAGTTTTGTCATAACATTGGATACTATTTGGTCTCGAGATGTATGAAATGGAGATTGTTTTAGCCAGTAATCTATTTGGTGGCAAGCTTGGCATAGTACTCTGCAATCCAAgctgaaattattttgatttcctTATCTCTCTGTGCAACCAACCAGTCAGGATCATCTGGAGTTGGGGGATGTAAGTCCGAGCAATGGGCTCCTAATTACCATAACATAATCTAAATCAAAACCTTGCATAAATAACTATGAAATTGAAACACTTTCCTAGAAATAGAAAATACCATGTTCTGTATGCACTGCAACAACGCTGTCTGATATGTCTTCTAGAACTCTGCAGTTGATTTGTCAAAGAAATAAGAATGAATTAGCACTTGTAACatgaataaatatattaaaacttATAGCAAAGTAGTAGAAATCTGGTTCTTTACCCTCCAATGCTATAAGGGTCTCGGAGTCCATTTGCGAAAATGATGTTGCGTGCAAAATTTCCCAGTACAGTTTTTATGTCCTGAAAGATTTTCATTGCAAGAGTTATTATGTTCTGAACTTCAGATTTTCTGGAGttataagaagaagaaagaacaagCATAATAAGCTAGAGAGAAGCTTACATGGCCACCGAATTCTGTTGTCATCCAATGAGGCCTGGGCACAATACCAAAAACATCTAGACAGTCTTTGGTATAGTTATTTATATCGAAAGGTTCTGCTTCGAACATAGTCTCATTATAACCATATCCTATTGGCATTACAATCTGAGTACATGTCTGAAAGAAGCAGAATAGAGAACTATGACAGTTTTCAAGAAATGAAGATTGTGGGTTTCTATGATGTATCAGAGGAGTGAATTTGTAAGTGGTTTAGAAATATATACCTGCCAATCCCATGCACTCTTGTTGCTTAGTTCGAATGTAAATATATCATGGCACGAATCCCATCCACGAAATCTACTTTTGAGACCTGCAACAATTCTTCCAAGAATATCAGTTCCTTCTGGGGCTCCATCAATTCCACGGCACGTGCGCTCTACTGGATAATACGGAGGATTGTCGTACTGAGCTGCACTGACATACATGATTTCTAGGTAGTCCTTGAGCTCTTGGGACGTGTTTAGAGGGCTTTTGTTAAACAGAACATTAAAGCCTAATTTTAGCAGAGATTATGAGCATACAAGTATGGCATTCAGATAGGTTTTCTTGTTATGGCATTCAGATAGGTTTTCTTGTTGATTACCTGCAAGTATTGAACTTATTGCTGAGTGTCATTAGCCCATTTGGTTCAGCTGCTATTCTATCAATCTCAGACCAAGATTGCTTTATTGTGTTGTAACAGCTCTCACTAGTATCCTGCTCCCATCAATGCAAACACTGGATACTTAGATCCTACAAGCTACTAAATCCTGAAAGTTGAAACTTTCCaatattatttgactaaattcttACTATAAAATCCTTGGTGACAACAACATGGTATCCATTTTGTGGTGTGATATCATCAAAATAGAGTATGGGAGAGGATGATGCCAAAGCACCAATAACAATGTGAGGATATTTTATACGAAACCAGGATGCAAGCACTGATCAATgacaacaacaagaaaagattAGTCTGAGTCCGGAATTTCCCAACAAGAAAAATTTTGCAGTCTAATTAATTAACTTACTTCCACCATAAGATGCTCCAACTGCAACAGCTGGACAATTTTCTGCTGACAGGTTTTTCTTAACATCTACTATCACCTGTGCATAATCTGCTAAGGCTTGTTCTGAGCTTAGGTATCCAAGGGTACTGGCATTTTGAAATGCCTGGTCTTCAGATCCAAAAGGCATTGATTCTCCATAGTAACGATGCTGCAACAGTAATATACTTATTCACGCAACAGGAAAATAACTGTAGTAAATGTAGATGAAATCCTGTAGAAGTAAGACTATCAAATGAGGTCAAATGAATAAAGAATGCCATACCTCTATATACAATAACAAACCTTTAAAACGAGCTGCAAGATCAAGAATGAAAGTCTCAACATCATACGTTACATCAGTTTCTTCACCCGTGTAAACAAAGATGGGTGAGCTACTATTTGCTCCACCCCAGTACTTGTAATTCAATATATATCTGTGCTGAAACGTAGCGTAACTATCTGGTTTGTAGTTGAAATGATCAACTGTTTGTGTGTAATAATGTATTTCATATTCTGGTGGGAGTTCATAAGAGGGCTCACTGGTAGTGAATCTTCTTACCCCGCCAAATCTAGTTAATTTCCTAGGATGTACTGCAGATGCACAAACTGCTAAAAGCAGAAGCAATGCCAGCCGTAGATGAACCGAAGGCAGTGCCATTTTAAGCTATGAACACTCTGCTCTCATACTATCATGTTTAAATAGTTAAACTAGAAGTCCTTTCTTGTCTTTGGCTTTGTAATCTTGTTATGCTATGTGCTTTACTAAGCATCATTAATTTGACCATCCAAAGATGGATTATGTTTGGATTATAGCTTCTTGTTAGACTTAAAATTTTAGATAGCCGGCCAAGACAAACGCCTTCCAAAAATGTCAATAGGTACATAACAATTACATGGGTTGAGAACTAAGTCTAACAGGATTATCATAAGCATACTAATCTATTTAGTTATTGTTGTTCAAGCCAATGTTGTGGGAAAAAAAAGCACCttctaaaatttattaattaatattgatttgatatatttaattataaaactcCAACACAACAAGAATAATAAAACCTTTATCTCAAACTAATTGGAGTCGGTTACGTGAATCATTTTTCACTATTCGACTCTGTTTAAGATCAATTCTGCACCAATATTCAAAGATAACATAATAAATAAGCTATGGATGGAATTGATAGGATCCTGTCTAGTCATTCTACTCACGTCCTTCACACAATGTGACAAGCAGACCCACGGAGAATATTTTAGCCGACTTTTGTTGTCAGGCTTGCTGGGAAGGTTGCCATTGTAAGTGATATATCTATCTCCTGATGCACATGCAGTCGCTATAAGTTGCCATTTGGACCTGCTGGGGAATAGCAAGATCCAAAGAGTGAGAACCTGATGATACACCCATCTTAATCAGAATCTTGTAGCCAACTACATAATTCAGACACTCAATTACAAGGTATATCAGACACCTACAGAACTCAGTCAAATAGAGTTTCCAGAAGTTCTGAATCTTTTCAACTACCACTCTGCTGAAAATGATGTTGCTTGAAAATATATAATTGAACGTGATTCACTGTCATCTGGGCTTGAAGTTTGATCAACGGACTATGATTTATGATCTTCTAGTTGATGAGGTGGCTTGTATATATCATGTTAAAATGCTGCTCAACCAAAAAGTTGAAGCTTATACGTATCTCTATGAATTGAACATTTGTTATTTGACAAACTCTGCGCAGTATTTTCGGAAGTCAGTGGGACAGTTGGCTCCACTGCCCCATGCGACGTCCGCCGGTGGCAATATAGGAAATGAAAACCTGATCACCTGCACTATGAGAAAAGCACTCTATTGTTGAACTAGTAATCCAACATAGTTAGGCAAGTTTTTCTCTTTATTGAAACAATGATTCATGATAACCatctcaaataaaaattaaaaagggctagtttttctttcaattacacaaataaaaattatttatttcctATTCGATAATTTATTTTGTTACAAGTATAAGCAGAATCTAGACTCTTTTTTCTTTCAACCAAAAGGGAAAAGGAATACTCTTTTAGCCAGTTCTGCCGCGAGTCTTGCTAGCAAGTTTGGCATAGTACTCTTCAAGCCAAAATGCAATGATTTTGATCTCTTTGTCTCTCTGGTCGACCAGCCAGGCAGGGTCACTTCTTGTAGGACTTAATAGATCCAAGAAGTGAGCACCTAATTACCATAACAATTCTCAATTACCAAACCTTAGCTTAGCATATCATATCTACAACCAACTTGAAGCAAATAAACTGTACCTCTATCTGTATGTATAGCAACAACACTATCTGATATGTTCTCTAAAATTCTGTGAGTCAAGAAATCAAAAGAATTAATAAATGTAGACTAATGTAAGGACAATTTCTTGCCTGCCTATACCCGGTTAATCATGAACTCAAGACATAATACGTATGGTGAGGAATCCCACCATATTTATGTTTTGAGTGTATGATGTACTAGGTCTAAATAAGGAAATTTCTGTAAATAATTGGTTCAAGGAAGTTCTTCAGGTTTTTTACCCTCCTGCGCTCCACGGATCACGGAATCCATTGGAGAAAATGATATTGCTCGCAAAATTTTCGAGTGCAGATTTTATATCCTGAAGATTAATCAGCACATAAATATTTCCAAGTTTCCATATATAGAGAGAAAAATTACTAAAACTCAAATTCTTTTTGAGATAGGAAGGAAATTGAGGAGCTTACACGGCCACCAAATTGTACAGGGACCCAACTAGGCCTTGGGGTGACACCGAAAACTTCTTGGCAGGTTTTTGTGAAGTTATTGAGATCAAAGGGTGATAACTCGAACATTGTGTTATTGTTATCAACCCCCATTGGTATTACCATCTCGGTGcatttctgaaaattttatgaatattGTTATTGTAAAGTTGCtagaagaagggaaaaaatgaTACATTTATACTACCCCCCATCACGGTTCAATTCGGGGCAATTTACTAAAGGATAGCGACTGGAAAAAAAATTTACCAAAAGGGTGcaactttaaaattatttattaaaatgggTGTTTAAGCTTATGTGAAGGAGAGAGAGAGCTGTTTGCTAGTATAGATAACGATcagtaaataaaaaatttaaaaaaaatataattgctGAAAAAGTAACTGGACGCTACTTAAAGTAGGATTTGGCTATTAGAGGCTACTCTAAAAAGCTTTCAACTACTTTTTTATCCTTAAAAATATGTATTAATTACTTTAaagtctttaaaaaaaaatttaattataaaatcattcatatattttacaaaataatcctaaatattataactatttacaaataagctcttatatttttataattaataaacatataaggattaatttgtaaaattaaaaaattaatatttattatatataaaaaatttgaaaattgtacataaaattataactatataacataaaaaatttaaaaatacaaatattatttatatgtaaatgagcattaatatttatttggaaaattaataaaattagtatagtgaataaattatattaaatattttataaatatttgaaaattgatattatttaatatttattaataaaaaaagatatgaataaataattgttgaaacaaattaattaaagataaataaaataataaaagtaatatatatatatatatatatatatatatataagattgaattatcttataaattttaatatatacagATCGGATGAAATCTAatttaaagggaaaaaaaaaggaagattCGTTTCAGGTAGATTTTCATAAATTTCCAGGCTTTCACTCTAAAAAGTGGtagct contains:
- the LOC131180933 gene encoding uncharacterized protein LOC131180933 — protein: MALPSVHLRLALLLLLAVCASAVHPRKLTRFGGVRRFTTSEPSYELPPEYEIHYYTQTVDHFNYKPDSYATFQHRYILNYKYWGGANSSSPIFVYTGEETDVTYDVETFILDLAARFKVSILLLQHRYYGESMPFGSEDQAFQNASTLGYLSSEQALADYAQVIVDVKKNLSAENCPAVAVGASYGGMLASWFRIKYPHIVIGALASSSPILYFDDITPQNGYHVVVTKDFIDTSESCYNTIKQSWSEIDRIAAEPNGLMTLSNKFNTCSPLNTSQELKDYLEIMYVSAAQYDNPPYYPVERTCRGIDGAPEGTDILGRIVAGLKSRFRGWDSCHDIFTFELSNKSAWDWQTCTQIVMPIGYGYNETMFEAEPFDINNYTKDCLDVFGIVPRPHWMTTEFGGHDIKTVLGNFARNIIFANGLRDPYSIGGVLEDISDSVVAVHTEHGAHCSDLHPPTPDDPDWLVAQRDKEIKIISAWIAEYYAKLATK